A stretch of DNA from Schizosaccharomyces osmophilus chromosome 2, complete sequence:
ATTATGCGAACAGTATTAAATTAAAGTACATTATCTTTGTAATTTTGCATAACTTGAAGGTTTCAGTTTTTGCTTCAATGCTCTTCCACTCCAAACAGGTAAGAGGCTgataaataatataagAGCTGACACCCAGTAAAACTTGAGCCCCAGgaaaaatttcaaatctACTTGTTAGCAATAAACTTTAAATTAGTGCTCTTACCAAAATAATCAGTTAAGAAAGGAACGCTCAGAGTGTAAATCATTAGGCTTAGCATTTCTGACATAACAATTGTTTGATCCCTAAATATATGTTAACATCacttattttcaaaaataaccCAGTCTTACCATCTGTTAATCTGGAGGGCTACCATAATGAGCTCatttaaaattaaacagGAGAAACAAACAGCTAGCATTTGACCTTCAACGTCGAATCCGACAAGTACGTAAGTAATCACTTGTATTATTACGCCTTAAAACAATTAGTACCAAATACCTATTTAGGTCACATACCTTGGTAAATACTGATTAAAACACAAGACGTAAATGATTTAATGGAAAAACATTTGTCTTCTCTCATCTCCTTGTAAAGCTCTGGAAACagaaaaaccaatttttcaCTCACATCTCTATCATAAACAATGGAGAAAACGGGCAACATTGTATACATCGTCGAGTACCCCACCAACAGTAACCcttgaaacaaagcaaTGGGCTCAAAATTCGAAATTATACTGTATACAACCTGACAAATGGAAATAATTAAACCACGGTGAATAACGAACATTGCCAATTTCGAAGTTTGCTTGTAACTTATACGGCCATGCCACAAGAGTAAACGAGCAACGTGGCTGAATTCTTTTATGCTATAGTCAGCAGCAAGACTGGCCTGTTGACCCTCTTTTCCGACAACACCGACACCGATATTTGCAACTTGAATCATTCCAACATCATTACCTCCATCACCTATACAGCAGACGGAAGcagatttcttcttttggatcAAACGTGTCATGTTTGCTTTCTGGGTAGGCGTACACCTGCAAATTACCACGCAAGATAAGTCAGAGACTGCTTCTATAAATTCATCCTGCAAATATCCGACACAGAATTCCATGGATTCTCCGTCTATTATGAGACAGCAGTCTGGTTTTCCAGCTAAAATCATCAACTGATTCTGCGCATCTTCTTGAGAATTAAGTTTGGAAATGGTGTGAATGTACTGACCTCGAGAAACAAGCCTCGATGATATGGCGATACATCTAGCAGTTTCCACTTTATCTCCTGTAAGCATCCAAACATGTATACCAGCGTTTCTAAGTAATTCTAAGGTTACTTTAACATCCTTTTGAAGTTTATCTTCAACACCAGTGAGTCCAAGTAAGTCCATGTCATTCTCCAAATACTTCGAAATAACTCCTGCCATCCTCTTATCCCTTGAGCCAGAAAAAGACACGTTTGCTTCTGCATATAAAGTAGCAAACGAATTATATTCTTCATTAGTTAAGTCTTTTTTTGCAACTACTAAGGTTCGGAGCCCCTCCCTGGCCATGTTTCCGCATTCTTCGTCAAGCCAGAAGCTTGGACTTATGAATTGCTGCATGACCGAATCTGCACCTTTGAGGTAAAACGTAATTTGTCCTTCTGGTGAGCGGACCACGATGCCCATTCTCTTTGTTTCGGATTTGAACGGAAAAAGTTGTAAAATTTCATATGACGACGTATTAAGAGTAATACTTGCTCGATTACGATGTGTCAAAACCAAGCCCATGCTGCTAGTCCATCGAACAATTGCGACCTCATCAGGACTTGCGGCTTGAAAACTAACAGAGCCATCAGTAGTTTCAGACGGAGTTACATTATGGCACAAGGAAAGGGCTAAAACGGTTGTTCGGACTATGTCTTTTGTATCATCACTCAACGGAATATGAGCCGTAGAATCATTAACACAGGCCTGAACAACATCCATTGATTCATTGGAAAACCCGATGGCTCCCAAATGCagttttttcatttccatttcattttgtgtTAAAGTACCAGTTTTATCAGTTAACAGGTACTCAATTCTACCTAGTTCTTCTGGAATATTGCTGCTGCGGACAACGACATCAGGTAAATTAGGATCCGCCTCGGTATGTTTAGAATGAACAATTTTAGCAATATCTAAATTCACACGTAAATTAATTGGAATAATACTCGAAAATAATATCAAGTATCTGAAGATAGCAATGTACCAATTTTCTCGTATTCCGTGGCTGAATGTAAGTATTACGGAAAGTGTAAGGACGATCATGCAAAGAATTTTAGAGTAGAAGTTGACTTCTTTCTCTAATAAGccaacttttgttttcgcTTTTGAACTATTTAAGGATTGACGAGTATCTTTACCGGTATAAATGACAACACCATAAACCGCCTCACTGGCTAAGACGGTATTCGCCCAAAGTGTATTATCCACAGTAAGCGGTCTTCTATTATCATTCAAAGTAAAGGTACCATAAAAGTGATGGACAGATTTGATGGGGGAATCTGCATGAATGATTCCATGTGAATACTGATTTGAGCAAGGTATCCGCAGTTTCCAATCCGTTTCTCCGTCGAGCTGATCCGTTCGAACAAAAGCTTCATTTCCAACAGATGTGTGCATCAGAACCATGTCTGCGGGTACTCTTTGATCCTTTGATATGAGCACAACATCGCCTACTTGAATATTCTGAGCAGCACAGGGATTGTTATTAACAatataaatttcattattgGCAAATGAATCCCTTCTTCTCCGTTTTAAATCATCGATAGCTTCTTTTGTCAGCGTGATCATCAACacaaaaatcaaaggaGCGATATAAGTTGATAGGTATCCAATTTTTAGGGGAGGAATAAGCTGGGATAAAGACACCAATAGAAAGTACATATTGTAAAAATAGCGAAACTGCTCAAATAAACATTTGGGAAGAAAGCTAAAAGCATCATATTTGGTATTTGTTACAGCGTTACTTCCGTGGAGAGGATTAGGCCGTCCTACTTCTATCATCCGAAAGCCGGATTCAAAATTGGTATCCATATCCTGTTGGGAACCCTCATGAATTGAAATCAAAGAGTCCGTTTCCTCCTGGCCGTAGGAATGTCGTACTTGTCCTAGCGATGCAGATGAGCCGCGGTTTCTTTCCCTCGTATTGGAGAGAACACTCAAAGGTATGATGGAATTCTTTTCGCCTTTATCCTGAAGCCAACTCTTCATCCTCAATTGAACGCCATTCAGTCTCGGCTTCATATTGGATATGGCGGTTAAGACTTAACTAGACGTTCCAATAATGGCTACTTTTTTCCTGTAATTTAACTTTAATAGTTAGGAGTTAGAACTCTCAACGTCCACCTAGAATGTTTATTTCTCTTTAAGAACAAAATATTCGCATTGGATATGTTCAGGTGAAACACAGCAATATTATACTACACCATTACTACTACGATTCAAACAGATACTTGAAGTAAACAATCCTCTTCTGTTATATCATTTAAATGTCTAGAAATATCGTCTATATCtattgattattttttgttttcgttggCCTGCTGACAGAATGGACTTAGAAGAAACGACATACATTCTGCACTAATTCCGCAATATTGGTCTACATATCAGagttgctttctttttgttttcccttcgaacattttctttgacgTTCTTAAAGTCATGTCCAATATTGGAAGTTATGAGCTGAATGGTAAACTATTTCAAGCAAACAACAGCctcaaacttttctttgagactgcaatttatttttttacatCTATGAGTTTGTTGGACGATAAACGTTTGTTTTGGTACGTTGAGcaagaatgtaaacaaacaaatcgtATGTGAgtgttgatttttttgggtaAAATAAACACAAATTAAAGGCGCTTAACAAACACATCATACCGATCAAAGTGATTCCTTCTACTCAATAATCGTTCCTTTACTGATTTATGTCAAAAAAGCTCTAACGTTTTGTGCGAAAATGGAGAAGTCGGCGAATTCTTTAAATGTAGGATTTGAGGAAGTCCAAAAGTTACTTTCTCTGGTTCAACAACAAACTAGTCTGCAATTAATACAAGTCTACAGAAGATGTGAAGGACAAGAGTCGTTGCTTTTAGAATTGGCAAACAGCATCCAAGCGTATTTCTCAGTAGCTGATCCACAGCAACGAAAGCTGGAAGCTGTGTACGAAACTCAACTCCTGATCCTTGAAGAGAATAATCATGCTAGTAAAAACTTTCAGTCCTATAAAGGTGATATCCGTTTATCgaaaaatagaattgaACAGGTCTTGGATAAACTAGTGGATTTTTTGTCTTCGACTTCTTTTTCGGACAATAGGATGGCTATTAATGACTCTGATCATTTGCCTCAGGAACAATCTCTAGACTCGTCCTTGAAAACACAAAGAGGACGGACCAGTGAGATGCATGATTTTGGATCTTGCAAACAACAGGACAATGAAGAGACTTCTTCTGTTAGATACAGTAGCCAAGAAGTAAGCCCGTATAAAGGAGACCTAACAGATACGCCTCCTATCCAAGAGATGCTTCCTTCGCGTGATAACGGTTCTTTCTATCGAATCCCTCAACGTCCATTTGAATCCAGTAATTCCTTTCACTTGAACGATTcaccaaaacaaaagtttgATAGGACGAATGGAAACGCGTGCTTGTTTTcgaaaacagaaaataaagataaTACTAGagaattttcttcctttttcaaatccaaCGATCCTAATCCACTCTCAAGCTCGAAAAAGGACATGAAGAATAATGAGTATGTGTATGGGAGTACACCAAAAAAGGAGCTCGATGACAGGAGGtctctttcttctgaaaACTCTATAAACCTATCGTCGAATTTGGatctttctcaaaaaagGATGCATGAGCGAGGAACGAATCCAAATGATATTATGGCAGAAAAACAGCAATTGCGAGAAattcgaaagaaaaatccagaaataaataaattggTATACGAGAAATCACCAAAACTTGAACAAACCGTTAATTACGCTCGCCTAGCAAGGTCTGtttcgtttctttctttaaaagacaaaaagaataaagtGTCGAGAAAgtcaagaaagaagaaaaacccATTAGAAAACAGTGACAATGGAAACTCAAATCGTGTATCTAGATCTAACGGTAAAGGCATTCATGCTGAAGGATCTCTGAGCCCTTCCGGGCATCACAAAATGCATTTATCAACCTTGAAACCAAATCAAAAGGTAATGGCCATtgataaagaaaaccagCGTATTCGAGATCCGAAACTACGAAACAGCTTgtcaaaaacttcaaatAGCTTTCTTCATCCTGGTGAAAGTACTAAGTCTTGCTTCAATAATGAATATTCCGATGAATGCAATCACGATGATaaactaaaagaaagtaCTACTGTTTTACTTCGTGGACAAATAAATGATTTTCCTCAACAAATATACCCTGCTAAGGTTAATAATCGAAAGCAAATGTTTACTTTAGATTTTAACGATTGGCATATTTAATCGAATTTACTTTCGCGCTTAATTCTTGAATCCATAATGGGATATTTCCATCATTTTTGAGAGCACAGACAGATACGTCCTTTTGTTCACACTTTCAATTAAGGCTTCGTATACAATATGATATAAAAACATTCTTGTATTTTCTTCGCTTTttacataaaaaaaaagaaattatccTTTTACATATTCACATAGTGTAGGATATTACTAGTGCAAAGCGATATACtcatatatatgtatataaaGGGAATTACTACGTCAAGTACGAGTATGTATGTTTAAGAAACACATCGTAGCAGATTTATCCAGCgaacatatatatataacGTTGATAACgattattttattttcttcttgatttttcttaattcTAAATAAAATGTATGCGAGTCTAGGACAAGCGCTTCAAGAAAACTGTGGAATTGAATatgttcaaaaaacaattacaGAGGATCGTAATACTTTGAATGCTTCTGATGCGGTAAGGGaattttattgaatttattcTATCTCTTGAAATAGGGGCCAAGTAATGTCAGATTGCTAACCTGGCTAATTGCAGGATAAACGAACGCCTCTTCATTGGGCTTGTTCTACGGGAAAAGTGGACGTAGTTGAATATCTCTTAAAACAACCAGACATCAAAGTCGACGAGAAAGATGAAGCTGGTTGGACTCCTTTAATGGTTGCTATCTGCAACAAAGCCATTCCTGATTCATTGATTGAAACCATTATGGAACGTTCTGATGTCAATATAGAGATGACGACTCGTGGAGGACAAACATGTCTCCATTATGCCTCTGGAAAAGGTCGACTTCCTATTGTTCGCAAGCTATGCGAACGTAGCCCCGGCTTAATCAGAACACGAGATCTCCAAGGGCAACAATCGCTGCATCGAGCGGCTGCAGTAGGTCACCCCAATGTCGTAAAGTatcttctttctcaaaaatGTCCCTTGAACGCTTCCGATTCATTTGGATTTACCGCCCTTCATTTTGCCTTAGCAGAAGGTCATACAGACATTGCTATTGACCTAATTAAGTCGGGTGCCGATACTCTGCGCACTGACAAAGAAGGCCATACAGCTTTAGACGTCTGCATGGACCGTAGCATTCGACAAGAGTTTATCGACACATGCAAGCAAGAAGGACTGGACATAtagaaattttgaaacGATCAAGATGAGTACAATAAAATGCTTTGCTGCTTCCAGGCACAAACCTGCTTTAACAACATAAATACAATGTGAAACGTCTTTGCGTACTGAAAgctttgcattttttgtATAGAATTGAAAGCTCCTGGGTAAAATGTAAGTTCGTAATTTCGATTATGGGCATGCAACAATCAGGGTTCTGTGCAAGACTCGAGAAAATAttgaatatatatatattttaaataaaattgaaagcTTAACATAATTGTTTCCTGAACTTGACAAGAAAAACTCTCTTCAATCCGTTAC
This window harbors:
- the neo1 gene encoding Golgi membrane phospholipid translocase (flippase) Neo1; the protein is MKPRLNGVQLRMKSWLQDKGEKNSIIPLSVLSNTRERNRGSSASLGQVRHSYGQEETDSLISIHEGSQQDMDTNFESGFRMIEVGRPNPLHGSNAVTNTKYDAFSFLPKCLFEQFRYFYNMYFLLVSLSQLIPPLKIGYLSTYIAPLIFVLMITLTKEAIDDLKRRRRDSFANNEIYIVNNNPCAAQNIQVGDVVLISKDQRVPADMVLMHTSVGNEAFVRTDQLDGETDWKLRIPCSNQYSHGIIHADSPIKSVHHFYGTFTLNDNRRPLTVDNTLWANTVLASEAVYGVVIYTGKDTRQSLNSSKAKTKVGLLEKEVNFYSKILCMIVLTLSVILTFSHGIRENWYIAIFRYLILFSSIIPINLRVNLDIAKIVHSKHTEADPNLPDVVVRSSNIPEELGRIEYLLTDKTGTLTQNEMEMKKLHLGAIGFSNESMDVVQACVNDSTAHIPLSDDTKDIVRTTVLALSLCHNVTPSETTDGSVSFQAASPDEVAIVRWTSSMGLVLTHRNRASITLNTSSYEILQLFPFKSETKRMGIVVRSPEGQITFYLKGADSVMQQFISPSFWLDEECGNMAREGLRTLVVAKKDLTNEEYNSFATLYAEANVSFSGSRDKRMAGVISKYLENDMDLLGLTGVEDKLQKDVKVTLELLRNAGIHVWMLTGDKVETARCIAISSRLVSRGQYIHTISKLNSQEDAQNQLMILAGKPDCCLIIDGESMEFCVGYLQDEFIEAVSDLSCVVICRCTPTQKANMTRLIQKKKSASVCCIGDGGNDVGMIQVANIGVGVVGKEGQQASLAADYSIKEFSHVARLLLWHGRISYKQTSKLAMFVIHRGLIISICQVVYSIISNFEPIALFQGLLLVGYSTMYTMLPVFSIVYDRDVSEKLVFLFPELYKEMREDKCFSIKSFTSCVLISIYQGVIIQVITYVLVGFDVEGQMLAVCFSCLILNELIMVALQINRWDQTIVMSEMLSLMIYTLSVPFLTDYFDLKFFLGLKFYWVSALILFISLLPVWSGRALKQKLKPSSYAKLQR
- the nas6 gene encoding proteasome assembly chaperone, gankyrin codes for the protein MYASLGQALQENCGIEYVQKTITEDRNTLNASDADKRTPLHWACSTGKVDVVEYLLKQPDIKVDEKDEAGWTPLMVAICNKAIPDSLIETIMERSDVNIEMTTRGGQTCLHYASGKGRLPIVRKLCERSPGLIRTRDLQGQQSLHRAAAVGHPNVVKYLLSQKCPLNASDSFGFTALHFALAEGHTDIAIDLIKSGADTLRTDKEGHTALDVCMDRSIRQEFIDTCKQEGLDI